The Callospermophilus lateralis isolate mCalLat2 chromosome 3, mCalLat2.hap1, whole genome shotgun sequence genome has a segment encoding these proteins:
- the Ankrd9 gene encoding ankyrin repeat domain-containing protein 9 isoform X3 — translation MPWDARPGGGADGGPEGAGAARSRAQKQCRKSSFAFYQAVRDLLPVWLLEDMRASEAFHWDECGRAAAYSPSEALLYALVHDHQAYAHYLLATFPRRALAPPSAGFRCCAAPGPHVPLAVRYNRVGILRRILRTVRDFPAEERARLLDRRGCSRVEGGGTSLHVACELARPECLFLLLGHGASPGLRDGGGLTPLELLLRQLGRDAGSVPAAGAASSATAANTMSGEPRQRRLLLLDLLALYTPAGAAGPARRELLGDQPRWQRLLGLGTTSRTLDHRAVSPAQVAGIHC, via the coding sequence ATGCCTTGGGACGCAAGGCCTGGGGGCGGTGCAGACGGTGGCCCTGAGGGTGCTGGCGCAGCCCGCTCTCGGGCACAGAAACAATGCCGGAAGTCGTCTTTTGCCTTCTACCAGGCGGTGCGCGACCTGCTTCCCGTGTGGCTCCTGGAGGACATGCGCGCCAGTGAGGCCTTCCACTGGGATGAGTGCGGGCGCGCCGCGGCCTACTCGCCCTCGGAGGCGCTGCTCTACGCGCTGGTGCACGACCACCAGGCTTACGCACATTACCTGCTGGCCACTTTCCCGCGGCGCGCACTTGCGCCACCCAGCGCGGGCTTCCGCTGCTGTGCGGCGCCTGGGCCTCACGTGCCGCTGGCTGTGCGCTACAACCGCGTGGGCATCCTGCGGCGCATCCTGCGCACTGTGCGCGACTTTCCAGCTGAGGAGCGCGCGCGCCTGCTGGACAGACGTGGCTGTAGCCGCGTGGAGGGTGGTGGCACTTCGCTGCACGTGGCCTGTGAGCTGGCGCGCCCAGAGTGCCTCTTCCTGCTTCTGGGCCACGGCGCCTCGCCTGGCCTCCGTGATGGTGGTGGCCTCACACCACTGGAGCTGCTGCTGCGCCAGTTGGGCCGTGATGCAGGCTCCGTCCCTGCCGCTGGGGCTGCCTCTTCCGCCACTGCCGCCAACACTATGTCTGGGGAGCCACGCCAGCGCCGCCTGCTACTGCTTGACCTACTGGCGCTGTACACCCCTGCGGGTGCCGCAGGCCCAGCCCGCCGGGAGCTGCTGGGTGACCAACCGCGCTGGCAGCGGCTTCTGG
- the Ankrd9 gene encoding ankyrin repeat domain-containing protein 9 isoform X1 — protein MPWDARPGGGADGGPEGAGAARSRAQKQCRKSSFAFYQAVRDLLPVWLLEDMRASEAFHWDECGRAAAYSPSEALLYALVHDHQAYAHYLLATFPRRALAPPSAGFRCCAAPGPHVPLAVRYNRVGILRRILRTVRDFPAEERARLLDRRGCSRVEGGGTSLHVACELARPECLFLLLGHGASPGLRDGGGLTPLELLLRQLGRDAGSVPAAGAASSATAANTMSGEPRQRRLLLLDLLALYTPAGAAGPARRELLGDQPRWQRLLGEDKFQWLAGLAPPSLFARAMQVLVTAISPGRFPEALDELPLPPFLQPLDLTGKG, from the coding sequence ATGCCTTGGGACGCAAGGCCTGGGGGCGGTGCAGACGGTGGCCCTGAGGGTGCTGGCGCAGCCCGCTCTCGGGCACAGAAACAATGCCGGAAGTCGTCTTTTGCCTTCTACCAGGCGGTGCGCGACCTGCTTCCCGTGTGGCTCCTGGAGGACATGCGCGCCAGTGAGGCCTTCCACTGGGATGAGTGCGGGCGCGCCGCGGCCTACTCGCCCTCGGAGGCGCTGCTCTACGCGCTGGTGCACGACCACCAGGCTTACGCACATTACCTGCTGGCCACTTTCCCGCGGCGCGCACTTGCGCCACCCAGCGCGGGCTTCCGCTGCTGTGCGGCGCCTGGGCCTCACGTGCCGCTGGCTGTGCGCTACAACCGCGTGGGCATCCTGCGGCGCATCCTGCGCACTGTGCGCGACTTTCCAGCTGAGGAGCGCGCGCGCCTGCTGGACAGACGTGGCTGTAGCCGCGTGGAGGGTGGTGGCACTTCGCTGCACGTGGCCTGTGAGCTGGCGCGCCCAGAGTGCCTCTTCCTGCTTCTGGGCCACGGCGCCTCGCCTGGCCTCCGTGATGGTGGTGGCCTCACACCACTGGAGCTGCTGCTGCGCCAGTTGGGCCGTGATGCAGGCTCCGTCCCTGCCGCTGGGGCTGCCTCTTCCGCCACTGCCGCCAACACTATGTCTGGGGAGCCACGCCAGCGCCGCCTGCTACTGCTTGACCTACTGGCGCTGTACACCCCTGCGGGTGCCGCAGGCCCAGCCCGCCGGGAGCTGCTGGGTGACCAACCGCGCTGGCAGCGGCTTCTGGGTGAGGACAAGTTCCAATGGCTGGCAGGCCTGGCCCCGCCATCTCTCTTTGCACGTGCCATGCAGGTGCTGGTCACCGCCATCTCTCCTGGCCGCTTCCCTGAGGCCCTGGATGAGCTGCCGCTGCCGCCCTTCCTGCAGCCCTTGGACCTCACTGGCAAGGGCTAG
- the Ankrd9 gene encoding ankyrin repeat domain-containing protein 9 isoform X4: MPWDARPGGGADGGPEGAGAARSRAQKQCRKSSFAFYQAVRDLLPVWLLEDMRASEAFHWDECGRAAAYSPSEALLYALVHDHQAYAHYLLATFPRRALAPPSAGFRCCAAPGPHVPLAVRYNRVGILRRILRTVRDFPAEERARLLDRRGCSRVEGGGTSLHVACELARPECLFLLLGHGASPGLRDGGGLTPLELLLRQLGRDAGSVPAAGAASSATAANTMSGEPRQRRLLLLDLLALYTPAGAAGPARRELLGDQPRWQRLLDLSSGQHQL; the protein is encoded by the coding sequence ATGCCTTGGGACGCAAGGCCTGGGGGCGGTGCAGACGGTGGCCCTGAGGGTGCTGGCGCAGCCCGCTCTCGGGCACAGAAACAATGCCGGAAGTCGTCTTTTGCCTTCTACCAGGCGGTGCGCGACCTGCTTCCCGTGTGGCTCCTGGAGGACATGCGCGCCAGTGAGGCCTTCCACTGGGATGAGTGCGGGCGCGCCGCGGCCTACTCGCCCTCGGAGGCGCTGCTCTACGCGCTGGTGCACGACCACCAGGCTTACGCACATTACCTGCTGGCCACTTTCCCGCGGCGCGCACTTGCGCCACCCAGCGCGGGCTTCCGCTGCTGTGCGGCGCCTGGGCCTCACGTGCCGCTGGCTGTGCGCTACAACCGCGTGGGCATCCTGCGGCGCATCCTGCGCACTGTGCGCGACTTTCCAGCTGAGGAGCGCGCGCGCCTGCTGGACAGACGTGGCTGTAGCCGCGTGGAGGGTGGTGGCACTTCGCTGCACGTGGCCTGTGAGCTGGCGCGCCCAGAGTGCCTCTTCCTGCTTCTGGGCCACGGCGCCTCGCCTGGCCTCCGTGATGGTGGTGGCCTCACACCACTGGAGCTGCTGCTGCGCCAGTTGGGCCGTGATGCAGGCTCCGTCCCTGCCGCTGGGGCTGCCTCTTCCGCCACTGCCGCCAACACTATGTCTGGGGAGCCACGCCAGCGCCGCCTGCTACTGCTTGACCTACTGGCGCTGTACACCCCTGCGGGTGCCGCAGGCCCAGCCCGCCGGGAGCTGCTGGGTGACCAACCGCGCTGGCAGCGGCTTCTGG